Proteins encoded within one genomic window of Argiope bruennichi chromosome 7, qqArgBrue1.1, whole genome shotgun sequence:
- the LOC129975276 gene encoding zinc finger protein 58-like, with translation MEKDVAYLCDHCKDSTCASENKSKTYRWLFSLKTLFMCAKCSRYFNIGFRVTDKTSLLDPDKNSLQGLVDGQCENARDDEGSRNEHKIQENQPTGSNEKKYKCDICLQTFKTKYSLLNHKNIHNENSPFRCEHCNTCCRSKADYQKHLNNHSNIKRYKCNFCTAAYKFRNNLSAHMNIHKDHNPYRCELCNQSCPSKQVLENHMTSHSNERRYKCAACSSKFKSKPTLSRHMNVHKARNPYRCKVCDWNCYSTDNLQAHMMTHSESRQ, from the coding sequence ATGGAGAAAGACGTGGCATACCTTTGTGATCATTGCAAGGACAGTACGTGTGCcagtgaaaataaatcaaaaacttatCGCTGGCTGTTTTCATTAAAAACCTTATTCATGTGTGCTAAATGTTCAAGGTACTTTAACATAGGATTCAGAGTAACGGATAAGACATCATTACTTGATCCAGACAAAAACTCATTGCAAGGATTAGTTGACGGGCAGTGCGAAAATGCGCGTGACGATGAAGGATCCAGAAATGAACATAAAATCCAAGAAAACCAGCCAACCggttcaaatgaaaaaaagtataaatgtgACATTTGCCTTCaaactttcaaaactaaatatagcCTTTTAAATCACAAGAACATACATAATGAAAATAGTCCTTTCAGATGCGAGCACTGTAATACATGCTGCAGATCTAAAGCAGATTACCAGAAACACTTAAACAATCATTCCAACATAAAacgttataaatgcaatttttgcaCTGCtgcatataaatttagaaataatctttCTGCGCACATGAACATTCATAAAGATCATAATCCTTACAGGTGTGAACTGTGCAACCAGAGTTGTCCTTCTAAGCAAGTTCTTGAAAATCACATGACCAGTCATTCGAATGAAAGACGTTACAAGTGTGCTGCATGTTCTTCGAAATTTAAATCTAAACCTACACTTAGTAGGCATATGAACGTACATAAAGCTCGGAATCCTTATCGATGTAAAGTGTGTGATTGGAACTGCTATTCTACTGACAATCTCCAAGCTCACATGATGACTCATTCCGAATCAAGACAATAG
- the LOC129975277 gene encoding gastrula zinc finger protein XlCGF52.1-like, producing the protein MEKNATYICDDCKENRYASENKSKLFEWVFSLKSPFRCTKCSKYFSIAFKVTDKISLLDPSKNSEQELIAGQCENVCSDEGSRNEPKIEENQPIDLNQKLYKCDICLRTFTTRSNLRSHKNVHNENNPFKCTVCDTQCTSNAHYLIHMNKHSNERRYKCSICTMAFKYKCSLQAHMSIHNKQNPFRCELCKKSCTTRQDLERHMSSHSNEKHYKCSVCTTMFKTKNSLSIHMNVHKEQNPYRCQVCDKNCSSTFNLKMHMLTHSGERPYKCHICNSSYKAKYQLNAHMKKKHQEDHLK; encoded by the coding sequence ATGGAGAAAAATGCGACATACATTTGTGATGATTGCAAAGAAAATAGATATGCcagtgaaaataaatcaaaactttttgaatGGGTGTTTTCATTAAAATCCCCATTCCGCTGTACTAAATGCTCAAAGTACTTCAGCATAGCATTCAAAGTTACAGATAAAATATCATTGCTTGACCCGTCAAAAAATTCAGAGCAAGAATTAATTGCTGGGCAGTGTGAAAACGTGTGTAGCGATGAAGGATCTAGGAACGAACCTAAAATCGAAGAAAACCAGCCAATCGATTTAAATCAGAAACTGTACAAATGCGATATTTGCCTTCGAACATTCACAACTAGATCAAACCTTCGAAGCCATAAGAACGTACACAATGAGAATAATCCTTTCAAATGCACGGTGTGTGATACGCAGTGTACATCTAACGCCCATTACCTGATCCACATGAACAAACATTCCAACGAAAGGCGTTATAAATGCAGTATTTGCACTAtggcttttaaatataaatgtagtcTTCAGGCCCACATGAGCATACATAATAAGCAAAATCCTTTCAGGTGTGAATTGTGTAAAAAGAGTTGTACCACTAGACAAGATCTTGAAAGACACATGTCTAGTCATTCGAATGAAAAGCATTACAAATGTTCTGTATGTACTACgatgtttaaaactaaaaatagccTTTCGATTCATATGAACGTACATAAAGAGCAAAATCCTTATCGATGCCAAGTGTGTGATAAAAACTGCTCCTCCACATTCAATCTGAAAATGCACATGTTGACTCATTCCGGAGAAAGACCTTACAAATGCCATATTTGCAATTCATCCTATAAAGCAAAATATCAACTTAATGCTCACATGAAGAAGAAACATCAAGaggatcatttgaaataa